A single region of the Shinella sp. PSBB067 genome encodes:
- a CDS encoding GMC family oxidoreductase, producing MATDSEDVFDYIIVGAGTSGCVLTERLSAVGHSVCTLEAGPRDTNPLIHIPAGYIKNIYSRTLTWNFQSEPGPGVNNRSFSLPQGRVLGGSSSINGLNYVRGQSVDYDNWAAAGNPGWSYQDVLPYFRRSERRLGNPDPKYRGTEGELPISDLDWHNPVSDALVDAAVAIGIPRNPDHNGATQEGVGFFQRTIHRGKRVSAARAFLSKAKRRPNVSIRTHAQCTSIVIENGVARGVRYIQGGPGGTSRTVRARREVLLTAGALNTPKLLQLSGLGPADVLRAAGIEVLRDIQGVGANLRDHYAVRMVSRIHGAPTINAKVQGPALAVQVARWLVGLPSPLAISPSLVHIFTRSDPSLDRPDLEFACAPASFREGVVGLLDKHPGLTLGVWQERPESLGHVRVKSSDVFQAPSIQPNYLTDERDQKALLGGMRIARKLFRAPPLARYVEAETSPKPELEGDDELLAFAREKGTTVYHMIGTARMGPRDRPDSVVDHELRFHGIENLRVCDASIMPSMPSANTNASTLMIAEKAADMILGRQASP from the coding sequence ATGGCTACTGACAGCGAAGACGTCTTCGATTACATCATCGTGGGGGCAGGGACCTCGGGCTGCGTCCTGACCGAGCGCCTGAGCGCCGTCGGTCATTCCGTCTGCACCCTGGAGGCCGGGCCGCGGGACACCAATCCGCTGATCCACATCCCGGCCGGCTACATCAAGAACATCTATTCCAGGACGCTGACCTGGAATTTCCAGTCGGAGCCCGGTCCGGGCGTCAACAACCGCTCGTTCTCGCTGCCGCAGGGCCGCGTCCTCGGCGGGTCGAGTTCGATCAACGGGCTGAACTACGTGCGCGGCCAGTCGGTCGACTACGACAACTGGGCCGCGGCCGGCAATCCGGGCTGGAGCTACCAGGATGTCCTGCCCTATTTCCGGCGCTCCGAGCGGCGGCTCGGAAACCCGGATCCGAAATATCGCGGCACGGAGGGCGAGTTGCCGATCTCGGATCTCGACTGGCACAACCCGGTCAGCGACGCTCTGGTCGATGCCGCGGTGGCGATCGGCATTCCCCGCAATCCCGACCACAACGGCGCGACGCAGGAAGGCGTCGGCTTCTTCCAGCGCACGATCCATCGCGGCAAGCGCGTCAGCGCCGCCAGGGCTTTCCTGTCCAAGGCGAAGCGCCGCCCGAACGTTTCGATCCGTACCCATGCGCAGTGCACGTCGATCGTCATCGAGAACGGCGTTGCGCGCGGGGTGCGCTATATCCAGGGCGGACCGGGCGGCACGTCGCGGACGGTCCGCGCCCGCCGCGAGGTGCTGCTGACGGCCGGGGCGCTCAACACGCCGAAGCTGCTGCAGCTTTCCGGGCTCGGGCCGGCCGACGTGCTGAGGGCGGCCGGCATCGAGGTGTTGCGCGACATCCAGGGCGTCGGCGCCAATCTGCGCGATCACTACGCGGTGCGCATGGTGTCGAGAATTCACGGGGCGCCGACGATCAATGCCAAGGTCCAGGGGCCGGCGCTTGCCGTGCAGGTCGCCCGCTGGCTGGTCGGGCTGCCGAGCCCGCTCGCCATCAGCCCGTCGCTCGTCCACATCTTCACCCGTTCCGACCCGTCGCTCGACCGGCCGGACCTCGAATTCGCCTGCGCGCCGGCCAGCTTCCGGGAGGGTGTAGTCGGCCTTCTCGACAAGCATCCGGGCCTGACGCTCGGCGTCTGGCAGGAGCGGCCGGAAAGCCTCGGCCATGTCCGGGTCAAGAGCAGCGATGTCTTCCAGGCGCCGTCGATCCAGCCGAACTACCTGACGGACGAGCGCGACCAGAAGGCGCTTCTCGGCGGCATGCGCATTGCGCGAAAGCTGTTCCGCGCGCCGCCGCTGGCACGGTATGTCGAGGCCGAGACGTCCCCGAAGCCGGAGCTGGAAGGCGATGATGAACTTCTCGCCTTTGCCCGCGAGAAGGGAACGACCGTCTACCACATGATCGGCACCGCCCGCATGGGGCCCAGGGATCGGCCGGACAGCGTGGTCGATCATGAACTGAGGTTCCACGGCATCGAGAACCTGCGTGTCTGCGACGCGTCGATCATGCCGTCCATGCCCTCGGCCAACACCAATGCCTCGACGCTGATGATCGCCGAGAAGGCGGCCGACATGATCCTCGGCCGGCAGGCATCGCCATGA
- a CDS encoding N-acyl homoserine lactonase family protein, translated as MAEYSIWILNFAEVPDAATSSLIFGRHNAGTQVLPYAYTLLKGHGKTILLDCGLNAESHGKAFVEKFNVQKWAHPRDVLGEIGVTPEEIDYVILTHAHFDHMGGLSLFPNATFMIQSEELAAWVKIMAMDRKFRWLMGATDPNDMMEAVQLAREGRLLGIDGDADDILPGIDLRVAPDTHTAHSQYVVVRNDGKAVSEDCYIYTGDLIYRHDNIHGGTPDDPFYVANGLSYGSNTKLLLVTDEIMKTVGNDIRRVLIPHDQKMAELYPSRTTKRGHYLVEVALANGDASRV; from the coding sequence ATGGCCGAATATTCAATCTGGATTCTTAATTTCGCGGAGGTGCCGGATGCGGCGACGAGCTCGCTCATCTTCGGCCGCCACAATGCCGGCACGCAGGTGCTGCCCTACGCCTACACGCTGCTGAAGGGGCACGGCAAGACGATCCTGCTCGATTGCGGCCTGAACGCGGAATCGCACGGCAAGGCCTTCGTCGAAAAGTTCAACGTGCAGAAATGGGCGCATCCGAGAGACGTGCTCGGTGAAATCGGCGTCACGCCGGAGGAGATCGACTACGTCATCCTGACCCATGCGCATTTCGACCACATGGGCGGCCTGTCGCTGTTCCCGAACGCGACGTTCATGATCCAGTCGGAGGAGCTGGCGGCCTGGGTCAAGATCATGGCCATGGACCGCAAGTTCCGCTGGCTGATGGGCGCGACCGATCCGAACGACATGATGGAAGCCGTGCAGCTCGCCCGGGAAGGCCGCCTGCTCGGCATCGACGGCGACGCCGACGACATCCTGCCGGGCATCGACCTGCGCGTCGCGCCCGACACGCATACGGCCCACTCGCAATATGTCGTCGTGCGCAATGACGGAAAGGCCGTCAGCGAGGATTGCTACATCTATACGGGCGACCTCATCTACCGGCACGACAACATTCACGGCGGCACGCCGGACGATCCCTTCTACGTGGCCAACGGATTGTCCTACGGCAGCAACACCAAGCTGCTGCTGGTGACCGACGAGATCATGAAGACCGTCGGCAACGACATACGCCGTGTCCTTATTCCGCACGACCAGAAGATGGCCGAGCTCTATCCGTCACGGACAACAAAGCGTGGCCATTATCTGGTCGAGGTCGCGCTTGCCAACGGAGACGCATCGCGCGTCTGA